Below is a window of Halomicrobium mukohataei DSM 12286 DNA.
GGTGCGTGTGGTGGTCCTCGCCGAATTCGTCTTTCAGCAGTTCGAGGTAGTGACACGTTCGGTCCAGCGCCTCCTGGGGCTCGCCGCCCGTGATGGAGGTCCCCAGCGCGTCCATCAGTTTCGCCTCGGCGATCACGTCCTCGTCGGACTCGACGGGGCGCTCGTTCGCGTACACCTGATCGACGTTCTTGCGGTTCTCGCCCAGCGGACAGTAGAAGCAATCGCGCTGGTCACAGTAGCCGTAGACGAACATGACCATCTTCCCGCCCTCGGCACACTGTTCACAGCCCTTGGAGATCATTCAGTGCTCGGTCTTGTTCGTCCAGCGGCAAAAAGCGTCCGAAACGCGATCGCAGCGCGTCGGTCTCGTGCCCACTCGTAAGTACCGGCCGTCCGTACGGAGCGTATGGCCACCCGCTCGCGGCGTGGGCTCGCGATCGTCTTCGCCGTCGTCTTTCTGGACCTGCTGGGGTTCGGGATCATCATCCCGATCCTGCCCTACTACACGCGCACGTTCCCCGGCGGTACGGAGTTCGTCATCGGACTGCTGGCGGCCTCGTACTCGCTCATGCAGTTCGTCTTCGCTCCACTGCTGGGCTCGCTCTCGGACCGGATCGGCCGTCGCCCCGTCATCGTGGTGTCGCTCGGCGGCTCGGTGATCGCCTGGACCGTCTTCGGGCTGGCCGACGCGCTGTGGCTGTTGTTCCTCTCACGCATGCTCGCAGGTGCGATGGGTGGGAACCTCTCGACGGCACAGGCCTACGTCGCCGACGTGACCCCGCGAGAGGAGCGAGCGAAGTCACTGGGCCTGCTCGGGGCCGCGTTCGGACTGGGATTTATCTTCGGTCCCGGAATCGGTGCAGTGTTGAGTTTCGACGGCGTCGTCGCCGCCGTCGACGGCCTCGTCCCGGTCGTGGCCATCACCCGCTTCTCGCTGCCGAGTTTCGCCGCCGCCGCGGCGAGTCTCTGCGGCGTCGTCGTCACGCTACTGTTCCTGCCGGAGTCGCTGCCGGCCCCCGCCCGCGGCGACGAGACCACGCGGCGGCCGTCCCAGATCGCGCAGTTGGTGACGGCCGTCCGGACGACCGGGTTGCGAGAGCTGCTCGCCGCGTTCTTCCTCGTCTCCTTCGCGTTCTCGGGCGTCCAGATCATGTTCATTCCGTTCGTCGCCGACGTGTACGGCTACACGGCGAGTCAGAGCGCGCTCTTGCTCACCTATATCGGCGTGCTGTCGGTCGTCGTCCAGGGCGTGTTGATCGGGCGACTGACGGCGCGATACGCCACAGTGTCGCTGACGGTCGGTGGGACCGCGGTGCTCGCAGTGGGCGTCGGGCTCTTGCCGTTCACGAACTGGCTGGGAGCGAGCGTCTTCGATCTGACCGGCGTCGCACCGTTTCTCACCGGCGAGTTGCTGGCACTGCTGGCGGTGCTGACGCTGCTGCCGCTCGGCAACGGCGTGTTGTCGGTGACGCTGACGACGATCGTCTCCCAGCGAGCCTCCGCCGCGACCCAGGGGAGCGCGTTCGGCCTGACACAGGGTGCCGGCAGCCTCGCGCGGACGGTCGGGCCGATCGTGATGGGCGGGCTCTACACCGTGGTGGGTTACTGGTCGCCGTTCGTCGTCGGCGCGGTGTTGCTCGTCCCCGTCGGAGTGTTGGTCCTCCGTCTCGGGAACGCTCCGGAGCCGCCCGAGCCGCGGCCTGTCGATCCGGGCCACGTTCGATGAAGTGTGTACCCGTATTCGGGGAGATGTTCCCACCTTTCGCATATACGTCTCTTCTCTACACCAGACACACATATTATTCAGATATATGGACGTATACTCAACTTTCAGCAGCTAATTAGTCATCCCTGTCGTTACTTGCTCCCGGTTCTGATTCAAGAACGCCAGTATACAATCATAGAGGTAGCTTACTGGTCGGAAAAGCCAGTAGACGTAGCCAGGTTCGAAAATGCGGTCGTCAAAGCTACCGGCCGTTCCCGCCACAGCGGGCATCGCGGGGGACGGCCGAATGTCCCTCGCTACTCGCTGCGAGCGACGAGTTCGATCTCGACGCCGATGTCGATGGGGAGGCGGGACACTTCCATGGCCGCGCGGGCCGGGTACGGCTCGGACATGTACTCGGCGTACACTTCGTTGACCGCGTCGTAGTTGTCCATGTTGGTGACGTAGACGTTCGTCTTCAGCACGTCGTCTAGCGACGCGTCGGCAGCCTCCAGGATCGTCTCCAGATTTTCGAGGGTCTGTGCGGTCTGCTCTTTGATGTCTTCGGAGACGATCTCGCCGCTCTCGGGATCGACCGGCCCCTGGCCGGAGACGTAGATGCGGTCGCCGTCCTGCATCGCCTGTGAGAACGGTCCGATCGCGCTCGGTGCGTCGTCCGTATGGATTTCTCGCATACCAGAAGTCAGTCACAACGCGACATTGAATCTATCGATCTGGTCTGGTCGGGGGCTCGTCCGCGTGATAGATCTCGTTCTGGAAGGACATCGGCAGGCCACTCGTGAGCCCGCCGTCGACGACGATGTTCTCGCCCGTGATGAAGCCGGATCGCTCCGAGGCCAGGAAGAGCGCGGTGTCGGCGACCTCGTCGGGACGGCCGAACCGACCCAGCGGGTACTGATCGAGCCAGCGATCTCGGGCACTGGTCTCGTCGGCCCGCTCGTCGGTGTTTTCCATCTCCTTCTCGCGGCTCTCGGTCTCGATCGTGCCCGCCGAGAGGACGTTCGACCGGACGCCGTACTGGCCGTAGTGGCTCGCGATGTTGCGCGAGAGCGCCAACAGTCCGCTCTTGGCCTCGGAGTAGCCCGAGAGCCCGATGCCGAACAGCCCGTTGACCGAGCCGACGTGGACCATCGAGCCGCCGCCGGCCGTGGTCATCGCCGGCAGGGCCTCCCGAGCCAGCAGGTAGGGTCCCTTCAGGTTGAGTTCGAGCATCCACTCGAAGGTCTCCTCGTCACACTGGTGGAGCAGCTCCGCCGACTCGGCGGCTCCCCCGGCGTTGTTGACGAGCACGCGCAGATCGCCGAACTCCTCGATCGCGACGTCGACGAGATCCCGCACTGCGTCGGGGTCGGTAACGTCACACTCGACGGGGACGACCCGACCGTCGTGTTCCGCCGTGAGCCGTTCGGCGACCGGAGCCACGTCCTCGTAGGATCGCGAGCAGATCGCGACGTCGCCGCCGGCCTCGGCGAAGGTCTCGGCGATCTGCCGCCCGATGCCTCGTGACGCACCGGTCACTATCGCTGGTCGGTCCGCGAGGGACAACTCGATCATATCGATCTGACACACGGTCGCGGGTCCCAAGAAGGTTCCCCCGGGCGGCGAGAACAGAGCGACGACCTGTCGACGACGACAGCTATCGGACGCGGTACTCCTCGACGGTGTCGAGGTCCACGTCGATTCCGAGGCCGGGTTCGTCCGGCACGGTCATCCGGCCCTCCTCGACCGTGAAGGGGTCCGCGATGACGTCGTCTTCCCAGCCGTAGTAGGTCGTGTCCGGCGGGAGGGAAAATCCGGGGATCCCGTGGACCGCGTGCAAGATTGCGGCCGTCCGGATCCCGAGATCGAACGCGCAGTGGTGGGTGAAGGGAACGCCGGCGTCCTCGACGATGGCCGCCTGCTGTCGCAGTCCCGCGATGCCGCCCGCTGGCGTCAGATCGAGGACCGCCACGTCCATCGCACCGGCCTCGACGAGCGAGCGGAGGTTGTTGGGGATGTACGTGTCCTCGTTGGGAGCGATCGGCTGGCGGAGACGCTGGCGCAGTGTCGCCAGCGAGTCGTGGGCGTTGACGCGGATGGGCTGTTCCATGTACTGCAGGAAGATGCCGGACTCTTCGAGGGCGGCCCCGACGCGAACCGCCTGATCGAGCGACCACCCCTGATTGGGGTCCAGCCGGAACTCCAGTTGCCCGTCGACCTCGTCGTGCATCGCCTGGATGCGGGCCACGTCCTGTTGCCAGTCACGGCCGGCCTTGGTCTTGAGGACGGAGAAGCCGGCGTCGAGGGCTTCCTGGGCCTTCACGCGGGACTCTTCCGGAGAGAGGATACCCAGACAGAAGGCGAACTCGACCGCGCGGTCGTCGGCGGCGTCGGCACCGCCAGCGGCGGCGTTCATCGCGGTCGTCTGGTACGGTGCGGTCGCCCCGCCGAGCAGTTCGAAGACCGGCTTGTCGAGCGCCTTGCCGGCGATGTCCCAGCAGGCAGTCTCGACGGCGGCGAAGAACAGTTCGATGTTGGTGTACTCGATGAACACCTGTCGGCGGAGCCGTTCGACCTCGAAGGGCGACTGGCCTTCGATCAGCGGGCCGATTCCGTCTTCGATGATCGACTCCGTGGCCGCCGGTGAGAGGAAGGTCCGCATCTCGCCCCAGCCGGCGATGCCCTCGTCGGTGTCCACGCGGACGAGGACACGTTCCATCGATTCGACGCGTCCGTGGTTCGTCACGTACGGGCCGATGCCCAGACGTTCGTCGAGGTCCACCAGCGGTACGTCGACAGTCGTCGCTGTCACGTCGGTGATCTCCATGCTCACGTGTGCCAGCGGAGCCACAATGAACGTATCGGCTCTGGCCGACGAGAGAAGGGGTGGAGTCGTTACTCCTTGACCGCGCCGGCAGTCATGCCCGCGACGATGTACTCTTCGAGGAAGGCAAACAGGACCAACAGCGGCAGGATGCCGATCACGGAGACGGTCAGCATCATCCGCCAGTCGGTCTGGAGTGCCCCGACCATCGAGAACACCCCGCGTGGGATGTTGTACTTCCCCGCGTCGGTGAGGAAGGTGAGCACGAACAGCAGTCGGTTCCACGCGTAGAGGAACGTGTAAGTGATGCTCGCGACCAGCGCGGGCTTGGTCAGCGGGAGCACGATCTTGGTGAGGATCTGTCGCTGGCTGGCCCCGTCGATCCGGGCCGATTCCTCCAGTGATTCGGGAATC
It encodes the following:
- a CDS encoding SDR family NAD(P)-dependent oxidoreductase yields the protein MIELSLADRPAIVTGASRGIGRQIAETFAEAGGDVAICSRSYEDVAPVAERLTAEHDGRVVPVECDVTDPDAVRDLVDVAIEEFGDLRVLVNNAGGAAESAELLHQCDEETFEWMLELNLKGPYLLAREALPAMTTAGGGSMVHVGSVNGLFGIGLSGYSEAKSGLLALSRNIASHYGQYGVRSNVLSAGTIETESREKEMENTDERADETSARDRWLDQYPLGRFGRPDEVADTALFLASERSGFITGENIVVDGGLTSGLPMSFQNEIYHADEPPTRPDR
- a CDS encoding MFS transporter, with product MATRSRRGLAIVFAVVFLDLLGFGIIIPILPYYTRTFPGGTEFVIGLLAASYSLMQFVFAPLLGSLSDRIGRRPVIVVSLGGSVIAWTVFGLADALWLLFLSRMLAGAMGGNLSTAQAYVADVTPREERAKSLGLLGAAFGLGFIFGPGIGAVLSFDGVVAAVDGLVPVVAITRFSLPSFAAAAASLCGVVVTLLFLPESLPAPARGDETTRRPSQIAQLVTAVRTTGLRELLAAFFLVSFAFSGVQIMFIPFVADVYGYTASQSALLLTYIGVLSVVVQGVLIGRLTARYATVSLTVGGTAVLAVGVGLLPFTNWLGASVFDLTGVAPFLTGELLALLAVLTLLPLGNGVLSVTLTTIVSQRASAATQGSAFGLTQGAGSLARTVGPIVMGGLYTVVGYWSPFVVGAVLLVPVGVLVLRLGNAPEPPEPRPVDPGHVR
- a CDS encoding mandelate racemase/muconate lactonizing enzyme family protein, coding for MEITDVTATTVDVPLVDLDERLGIGPYVTNHGRVESMERVLVRVDTDEGIAGWGEMRTFLSPAATESIIEDGIGPLIEGQSPFEVERLRRQVFIEYTNIELFFAAVETACWDIAGKALDKPVFELLGGATAPYQTTAMNAAAGGADAADDRAVEFAFCLGILSPEESRVKAQEALDAGFSVLKTKAGRDWQQDVARIQAMHDEVDGQLEFRLDPNQGWSLDQAVRVGAALEESGIFLQYMEQPIRVNAHDSLATLRQRLRQPIAPNEDTYIPNNLRSLVEAGAMDVAVLDLTPAGGIAGLRQQAAIVEDAGVPFTHHCAFDLGIRTAAILHAVHGIPGFSLPPDTTYYGWEDDVIADPFTVEEGRMTVPDEPGLGIDVDLDTVEEYRVR
- a CDS encoding Rid family detoxifying hydrolase gives rise to the protein MREIHTDDAPSAIGPFSQAMQDGDRIYVSGQGPVDPESGEIVSEDIKEQTAQTLENLETILEAADASLDDVLKTNVYVTNMDNYDAVNEVYAEYMSEPYPARAAMEVSRLPIDIGVEIELVARSE